In Rhizobium sp. ZPR4, a genomic segment contains:
- a CDS encoding alpha/beta fold hydrolase, producing the protein MAGWGAAEEKDKGRRLRSAATPVTFAGTVGLFTSAMAPSRGTAVLFLSPWGFEEMCVRKFWRILAEDLADIGVASLRFDYAGTGDALDLTDEGKGLEPWHETALAAAAKLKKLSGCERLILVSQGLGGTIAATLAERLAGIDGIAFLAPVISGRAYLRELTVWSKMIDEGMGLAEAQRQTDGVTVASLRMPDSAADAVRKLNLMTLDRLGTPNCLVLTRPGRPGDDDFARHLETLSPQVMQASYDGYDDLVSNPTIATMPTAAGRTIVEWAQSVAAETGEIASADLTPPVDEPLIGDGFRETPLRFGAGNRLFGILCEPQGARTGATALLLTTAYDRHAGWGRMSVGMARALARDGIASLRFDTANVGDSPPLSGAPEQVLYSREQHLDVEEALDLLEKQDLLPAYVVGRCSGGYLAFQAAIRDARCNGLITVNPYSFHWDESRSVDEALRFAPRSLETYGRKLLQMETLKRLFGGQIDAKSALCNMVTGLGRRAVRASRQLLSAFPFFAAAQGPVLGGFRTLAKRGVDMSLIYSAHDIGLDHLHDQFGENGAGLKHFPDIRLTIIPEADHNLTPPYARKVYLREVREMGLRLANR; encoded by the coding sequence ATGGCTGGTTGGGGAGCCGCCGAAGAAAAAGACAAAGGAAGGCGGCTAAGATCGGCAGCGACCCCGGTAACCTTCGCCGGAACGGTCGGCCTGTTTACATCGGCCATGGCACCTTCACGCGGCACCGCCGTCCTGTTTCTCAGCCCCTGGGGCTTCGAGGAAATGTGCGTGCGCAAGTTCTGGCGGATTCTGGCGGAAGATCTCGCCGATATCGGCGTCGCCAGCCTTCGCTTCGATTATGCCGGCACCGGCGATGCTCTCGACCTGACCGATGAAGGCAAAGGTCTGGAGCCGTGGCATGAAACCGCTCTCGCGGCAGCCGCAAAGCTGAAGAAGCTTTCCGGCTGCGAACGGTTGATCCTCGTCAGCCAGGGCCTCGGCGGGACCATCGCCGCCACGCTCGCCGAACGGCTTGCCGGCATTGACGGCATCGCCTTTCTCGCGCCCGTCATCTCCGGCCGCGCCTACCTGCGCGAGCTGACCGTCTGGTCCAAGATGATCGACGAGGGCATGGGGCTTGCCGAAGCGCAGCGTCAGACCGACGGTGTCACCGTCGCGAGCCTGCGCATGCCTGATAGCGCCGCCGATGCGGTCAGGAAGCTGAACCTCATGACGCTTGACCGACTGGGCACGCCGAATTGCCTGGTGCTGACGCGTCCCGGCCGCCCGGGGGACGACGATTTCGCGCGTCACCTCGAAACGCTCAGCCCCCAGGTCATGCAGGCTTCCTACGACGGTTATGACGATCTCGTCTCGAACCCAACCATCGCCACCATGCCGACGGCGGCTGGCCGGACAATAGTCGAATGGGCGCAGTCGGTTGCCGCCGAAACCGGTGAAATCGCATCGGCCGATCTTACCCCGCCGGTCGATGAACCCCTTATCGGTGATGGCTTTCGCGAGACGCCGCTGCGCTTCGGAGCAGGGAACCGTCTGTTCGGCATTCTCTGCGAGCCGCAGGGTGCCCGCACGGGCGCAACCGCGCTTCTCCTGACGACAGCCTATGACAGACATGCCGGCTGGGGCCGGATGTCGGTCGGCATGGCGCGCGCGCTTGCCCGCGATGGCATTGCGTCACTGCGCTTCGATACGGCCAATGTCGGCGACAGTCCGCCGCTTTCCGGCGCGCCCGAGCAGGTGCTCTATTCCCGCGAACAGCATCTGGATGTCGAAGAGGCGCTGGATCTTCTGGAGAAACAGGACCTGCTGCCAGCCTATGTGGTGGGACGTTGCAGCGGCGGCTATCTGGCCTTCCAGGCGGCGATACGCGACGCTCGTTGCAATGGTCTTATCACGGTCAATCCCTACAGCTTCCATTGGGATGAGAGCCGATCGGTCGATGAAGCCCTGCGCTTCGCTCCGCGCTCGCTGGAAACCTATGGGCGCAAGCTCCTGCAAATGGAAACGCTGAAGCGGCTTTTCGGTGGCCAGATCGATGCGAAAAGCGCCCTATGCAACATGGTGACCGGGCTTGGCCGGCGCGCAGTGCGAGCAAGCCGCCAGCTGCTCAGCGCCTTTCCTTTCTTCGCCGCGGCGCAGGGACCTGTGCTGGGCGGTTTCCGCACGCTTGCCAAGCGTGGTGTCGACATGTCCCTGATTTACAGCGCCCATGATATCGGGCTCGATCATCTGCATGACCAGTTCGGAGAGAACGGCGCCGGCCTGAAGCATTTTCCGGACATACGCCTCACCATCATTCCCGAAGCCGACCACAATCTGACCCCGCCCTATGCGCGCAAGGTCTATCTGCGGGAGGTCAGGGAGATGGGCCTAAGGCTCGCCAATCGATGA
- a CDS encoding sensor histidine kinase: MHNDEASPSKGILSRAVGAVTTSLRAQLFAWVVLTLIGAICINLYLSFRSADATANLVTDHTLLASARVIAEAVRVDASGTVQIDIPPAALEMFDTGYGDRVFYQVVTAWGNLIAGFPDLPRPKRDLTGEDRVFRTDGVRVLMLSHPVVGLDQDGTISVAVAITHNSQYAMRRRLWLSDFTKQLALVLLAGLVTIVGLQRGLAPVLRLRDAVRERGRQRLDPLDPHMVQNELRPLVHALNDHMERVQNQMAAQRRFVSNAAHQLRTPLALISTQASFAARETDNIRRDEALTALRSSTRQVTRLASQLLTLSRAEPGSRRPRNDTIDLAETARRVLETLAEEALRRNIDLGLEADETPVHIEGDGTMLREMLVNLVDNALRYTQAGGRVTVGIGREGDTALLWVEDNGPGIPEAERAQVFERFYRIMGTEPEGSGLGLAIVREVVDGAGGSVTLGETAGGGLLVSVRLPAV, from the coding sequence ATGCACAATGATGAGGCTTCACCATCCAAGGGAATCCTGAGCCGCGCCGTCGGTGCGGTGACGACGAGCCTGCGTGCGCAACTCTTCGCCTGGGTCGTGCTGACCCTGATCGGCGCGATCTGCATCAACCTTTATCTGAGCTTCCGTTCGGCCGACGCGACGGCCAATCTCGTCACCGATCACACCTTGCTTGCCTCGGCACGCGTGATCGCCGAGGCCGTGCGTGTCGATGCCAGCGGCACGGTGCAGATCGACATTCCGCCTGCAGCTTTGGAGATGTTCGATACCGGCTATGGCGACCGCGTCTTCTACCAGGTCGTGACTGCCTGGGGCAACCTCATCGCCGGCTTTCCCGATCTGCCACGGCCGAAGCGAGACCTGACCGGCGAAGACCGGGTCTTTCGGACCGACGGTGTCCGCGTGCTCATGCTCAGCCACCCGGTGGTCGGCCTCGACCAAGACGGCACGATTTCCGTCGCCGTTGCCATCACCCACAATAGCCAATATGCCATGCGCCGCAGGCTGTGGCTTTCCGATTTCACCAAACAGCTCGCGCTTGTCCTGCTTGCCGGCCTAGTGACCATCGTCGGCCTACAGCGCGGCCTCGCTCCGGTGCTGCGCCTACGTGACGCCGTGCGCGAGCGCGGCCGCCAGCGCCTCGATCCGCTGGACCCTCACATGGTGCAGAACGAGCTCCGGCCGCTCGTCCACGCCCTCAACGATCATATGGAGCGGGTACAGAACCAGATGGCGGCGCAACGCCGCTTCGTCTCGAATGCCGCCCACCAGCTGCGCACACCGCTTGCTCTGATCTCGACCCAGGCGAGCTTTGCCGCCCGCGAAACCGACAATATCAGGCGCGACGAGGCGCTGACGGCGTTGCGTTCCAGCACGCGGCAGGTCACGCGGCTTGCCAGTCAGCTCCTGACGCTCTCGCGCGCCGAACCCGGCAGCCGCCGGCCGCGCAACGACACGATCGATCTTGCAGAAACCGCCCGGCGGGTGCTGGAAACGCTGGCCGAGGAAGCCTTGCGCCGCAATATCGATCTCGGGCTGGAGGCCGATGAGACGCCGGTGCATATCGAAGGCGACGGCACCATGCTGCGCGAGATGCTGGTCAACCTCGTCGACAACGCACTCCGCTACACGCAGGCAGGGGGGCGTGTGACGGTCGGCATCGGCCGGGAAGGCGATACGGCTCTGCTATGGGTCGAGGATAACGGACCCGGCATCCCGGAAGCCGAACGCGCACAGGTCTTCGAACGCTTCTATCGCATCATGGGCACCGAGCCGGAAGGCAGCGGCCTCGGCCTTGCCATCGTCCGCGAAGTGGTCGACGGCGCCGGCGGCTCGGTCACGCTTGGCGAGACGGCCGGTGGCGGCCTGCTGGTCAGCGTGCGATTGCCGGCGGTTTGA
- a CDS encoding response regulator, whose product MRLLIVEDNRELASWLGKALRQAQYVVDIAYDGEDAEHMLKVAAYAIVILDLSLPKMDGLTLLKRLRQSGNKVPVIILTANASLDGRVAGLDSGADDYLAKPFEIAELEARIRAAVRRGHDRAAPEIAVGDLVFDGGTRQFYLAGESLALTPREHAVLEHLVMKAGTTVTKATLSESVFGFDDLADTSAIEIYVHRVRKKLEGSTVQIATLRGLGYLLRHAQ is encoded by the coding sequence ATGAGGCTCCTGATCGTCGAAGACAACCGCGAACTGGCGTCCTGGCTCGGCAAGGCGCTGCGTCAGGCGCAATATGTCGTCGACATCGCCTATGACGGCGAAGATGCCGAACACATGCTGAAAGTGGCGGCCTACGCCATCGTCATCCTCGATCTGTCGCTGCCGAAAATGGATGGGCTGACGCTGCTGAAACGCCTGCGCCAGAGCGGCAACAAGGTGCCCGTTATCATCCTGACCGCCAATGCCAGCCTCGATGGTCGGGTCGCCGGCCTCGACAGCGGCGCCGACGATTATCTGGCAAAACCCTTCGAGATTGCCGAATTGGAAGCCCGCATCCGCGCGGCCGTCCGTCGCGGCCACGACCGCGCCGCCCCCGAGATCGCCGTCGGCGACCTGGTATTCGATGGCGGCACTAGACAATTCTATCTGGCCGGCGAATCCCTGGCGCTGACGCCGCGGGAGCACGCCGTACTCGAACATCTGGTCATGAAGGCCGGCACCACCGTCACCAAGGCGACGCTCTCGGAAAGCGTCTTCGGCTTTGACGATCTCGCCGACACCAGCGCCATCGAAATCTATGTGCATCGCGTCCGCAAGAAGCTCGAAGGCAGCACCGTGCAGATCGCGACGCTGCGCGGCCTCGGCTACCTCCTCCGCCATGCACAATGA